From [Clostridium] symbiosum, a single genomic window includes:
- a CDS encoding XRE family transcriptional regulator, translated as MDSMNQIVAKNIKGLREKNKLSMDELSRLSGVSKSMLAQIERGEGNPTISTLWKISNGMGVPFDALTVRPESPYEIVKTSELQPLLEDQGNVKNYSIFPDDDNRKFAVYYLELKEGSYWKSEPHLKGAVEFITVFTGDIEIDTDGRQFVIGKGESIRFKADSMHSYKNIGNETAVLHMIIFNP; from the coding sequence TTGGACTCTATGAATCAAATTGTTGCGAAGAACATTAAGGGGCTTCGTGAAAAGAACAAATTGAGCATGGACGAGCTTTCCAGACTGAGCGGCGTCAGCAAGAGCATGCTTGCACAAATCGAGCGCGGGGAAGGGAACCCAACTATCTCAACGCTTTGGAAAATTTCCAATGGCATGGGTGTTCCTTTTGACGCTTTGACCGTCCGACCCGAAAGTCCATATGAAATTGTAAAAACGTCGGAGCTGCAGCCGCTTCTGGAGGATCAGGGAAATGTAAAAAACTATTCTATATTCCCGGATGATGACAACCGCAAATTTGCGGTCTACTATCTGGAACTGAAAGAGGGAAGCTATTGGAAGTCGGAACCGCATCTTAAAGGAGCCGTGGAATTTATCACGGTCTTTACCGGGGACATAGAAATTGATACCGACGGCCGGCAATTTGTTATAGGTAAAGGTGAAAGCATCCGTTTTAAAGCCGACAGCATGCATTCTTATAAAAATATCGGGAATGAGACCGCTGTCCTGCATATGATTATATTTAATCCTTAG
- a CDS encoding LysE family transporter gives MFHITDFLIYCFITAYTPGANNLMSMSNAIRVGFRRSLRFNIGILAGFGIVMSVCTLFSATLYSFLPKIEMVMKILGAVYMLFLAWKIWKSAVKPDEKDGKEVGFLSGMVLQFVNPKIYIYAITAMTLYILPVYHSVAAMMGFTVLLAVIGASGSFIWAMFGSAFCKFFAKHTKAVNFVMALLLVYCAVALFL, from the coding sequence ATGTTTCACATAACAGATTTTCTGATTTACTGTTTTATAACCGCATATACGCCGGGTGCCAACAACCTGATGTCGATGAGTAACGCGATCCGGGTCGGCTTCCGCCGCAGCTTGCGCTTTAATATAGGGATTTTAGCCGGGTTTGGAATTGTGATGTCGGTTTGCACCTTGTTTAGCGCCACTCTGTACTCGTTTCTTCCGAAAATAGAAATGGTGATGAAGATTCTGGGTGCTGTCTACATGCTGTTTCTGGCCTGGAAGATTTGGAAAAGCGCTGTTAAGCCGGATGAGAAGGATGGGAAAGAGGTGGGATTTTTATCCGGAATGGTTCTGCAATTTGTCAACCCGAAAATTTATATTTATGCCATCACAGCAATGACGCTCTATATTCTGCCTGTCTACCACTCCGTCGCGGCTATGATGGGATTTACTGTCCTTTTGGCGGTGATTGGCGCGTCGGGCTCTTTTATATGGGCAATGTTTGGTTCTGCATTTTGCAAATTCTTTGCGAAACATACGAAGGCGGTAAATTTTGTCATGGCATTGCTGCTTGTTTATTGTGCCGTTGCATTATTTCTTTAA
- a CDS encoding ComEC/Rec2 family competence protein, whose protein sequence is MTKKKRNDQKNIKKAAFILIALLCLFGLLPDSISGRITGILSQDSDFRSAYTAVSEAVSDAAPGSLPGNHTGSGFNPDRADGSSAGGDDLKFPDGSSLEMNFLDVGQGLSILINADGHFMLYDGGDRTASSFVVAYLKDKGVTGLDYLVASHYDADHLNGLVGALNVFNTALILGPDYETETKIYGSFINMVKELEKEIKHPTPGERYPLGGGYFEILAPLSDRYDDVNNYSIAIRLVYGDTSFLIMGDAEKESEKEMTEYWPDLSADVLCVGHHGSPTSTGDELLDRVNPSIAVISCGRDNSYGHPGKAVLERLEERDITVLRTDESGTITITSDGAGLTVSPPAS, encoded by the coding sequence ATGACGAAAAAGAAACGTAATGACCAAAAAAACATCAAAAAAGCTGCGTTTATCCTGATTGCGCTGCTCTGTCTCTTCGGCCTGCTGCCGGATTCCATTTCCGGAAGGATTACCGGAATCCTCAGCCAGGATTCTGATTTCCGCAGCGCCTATACCGCAGTCTCCGAGGCTGTTTCCGACGCAGCGCCCGGTTCTCTTCCGGGTAATCATACCGGATCGGGGTTCAACCCGGATCGGGCAGACGGTTCATCGGCCGGCGGTGATGACCTTAAGTTTCCGGATGGAAGCAGTCTGGAAATGAATTTTCTGGACGTCGGCCAGGGATTGTCTATCCTGATCAATGCGGACGGGCATTTTATGCTGTATGACGGCGGAGACAGGACAGCCTCCTCCTTCGTGGTCGCCTATCTGAAGGATAAGGGCGTCACCGGCCTCGATTATCTGGTTGCATCCCATTATGACGCCGATCATTTAAACGGACTCGTGGGAGCGCTCAATGTTTTCAATACGGCCCTGATCCTGGGACCGGATTACGAAACCGAGACAAAGATATACGGTTCATTTATCAACATGGTTAAGGAGCTTGAAAAAGAAATAAAACATCCGACGCCGGGAGAGCGTTATCCCCTGGGAGGCGGATATTTTGAAATCCTGGCCCCGCTTTCGGACCGGTATGACGATGTAAATAATTACTCTATTGCAATCCGTCTCGTCTATGGAGATACCTCATTCCTCATCATGGGAGACGCGGAGAAAGAAAGCGAAAAAGAAATGACGGAATACTGGCCCGATCTTTCGGCAGATGTACTCTGCGTCGGTCACCACGGCTCCCCCACTTCCACCGGTGATGAACTCTTAGACAGGGTGAATCCATCCATTGCGGTCATCAGCTGCGGCCGCGATAATTCCTACGGCCATCCGGGCAAAGCCGTACTGGAACGCCTTGAAGAACGTGATATTACAGTTCTGCGCACCGATGAATCCGGCACCATTACCATCACAAGCGACGGAGCCGGACTCACGGTCTCCCCACCCGCTTCCTGA